CGGAGACTCGGCGAGATCCTCCAGACAGAAATCGACAGAAACGTCCTGGACGTCCTTGCCGGGAACCACGATGCCGATGTTCGTCAACGCCTGGTGGCCGTAGGTCGTGCCGGTGGCGGGGGCCCAGCACTTGGTGTTGAATTCGGACCAGGGAATGGTGCCGGAGGTCCGTCCCGCGAGACTCGCGCACCAACGGCCCGTCGCCAGACCCGATCGATCCTGGATCTGGATCCGCAAATCGGATCCAGCCGGATTGGAAACCTGGAAGCGGACACCGCTTCCGCCGGGGGAGTACTCCTGGATCGCGGGCTCCAGGGATCCCGCCGGGGGCAGGGCCTCCTGGCTGAGGTTCATGCCCAAAAGTACGAGTCCCCTGAACGCGGAGTCCCGTCCCACCGCTCCCTGGACGCACAAGCGGGTGGCTCCGGCCTTCAGGTTGGCGAAGCTCGATGGAGCGACCCTCGATCCGTCGCCGATGGCCGTGGTCCACGCATAGCCCTTCCAGCGGCCCGAAGTCACGTAGCCGCCATCGCCCAGGCTCATTTTTCCGGCGCCGGAAGGATCGACGGGGTCTCCCGATTTCGAGCAGGAAAAGACGCCGGTCGCGAGGATGCAAGAAACGATTCCGAACCAAGGCCGCATGGCTGAAACTCCGACTCGATGGGTGAAAACGCTCCTGGATCGGAGCCGCGCAGCAAGATGGCAAGAAATGGCTGGCTTGAGGGCCTCACGATCCGTTCGCGAGGGCGCGTGCTCCCGATTCCGGCCTCTAGGGGAGCCGATGCTTCCATCGGATCCCAGCCACAAACCCGATACGCGGCGGGTTCTTGCCTACGCGGCGATCTCTCGATCCTCGCGTGATCCGACAAACCTCCAGATAGCGACTGACAACAAGGGATCAAGGAGTCTTTCTTTGATGCCACCGCTACGCACGAACGCGCACCTTCCATCGCCAGGAGTCGCCCTTACCATGAGCGCAACCACTTCTCCACGACGCACCCGTAGTGTTGCCGGGTTCGTTTTCCTGCTACTGCTCGGCCTAACCTCGGCGCCCGCAGCCAACCCCAAGACCCTGATGATCATGGTGGATTTCTGGGGGCAGCGTAGCCAAATGGACACCATCATCAATCTGAGGGTGTTCCAGCCCACCGAAATCAAACTGGTTTCCGGTGGAGTGGTCCCGAATCCTGTTTTGTCCAACGCCTACGAGACCGAACCCTTTGGATGGTGGTACTCGCTCGCGAACTTCAATCCCGACGACTACGTCAACGGGAGAGTCCGATTCAACACCCAATATCTCCGCGGATGGCTCCAAAACGACTCCACCTACAGCGCCAAGGCTGGAGATACGATTTTCTTTCCCGACACTCAGACGACATTCACCTATCAGAATCTCCGCACGGGCCTCACCACACCCGTTGTGCTCCCCATCGCGATCCCCAAGTTCTTCGTGTTTCCAGATACGTCTAGATACCGTGGACCCAAGCTGTACACTGCTGCGTCTAACAGCAATACAGATCTATTGAACATGCGCCCTCTATCGATGGTTGGCGTCACCATCCCAGGCGCCATCGACAGCTGCATGGCCCTCTACCTCTCCGACACCCTGTGGATCCGCTGGGGAACCCCTACGAACCCTCCCGGCCTCTCCGCTTATGCAAAAGACATGAAATGCTTCGACCACAATCCGTTCTTCCCTTCGCGAGGCAAGATCGAAGTCTTTTCGCCTTGGGCGGGAGCGAAATCGTTCGCGGTCGTCAATGGCATCCCCCAGCTGCTGCGGCCAGGAACGCGGCCAGGCTGGCTCCAGGGCGAGGCTTGGACGCTCCCTGGCGACCAGACCGATCCCCAGGTCAGATTCCGGTTCGAGCTCTCCAATGGCGACATCAAGATCGTCGATTCGACGTCGAAACCCTATCGACTGCTTCCATCCGCCACCACCAACTACATCCATCCCTCCATGGGCACCCACCCGGGTTTCCACCAGAGCCAACTTGGAGACTCCGTGGTCTTCGCTTGGGCCAGCCCCTGGAGGAGTCGGATCAGCTACCTGCACTTCGGAGGCGACGAACGAATCCAGGGAATCTGGCAACCCCAGGGCTGGTTTGCCGCCAAGGTCTGGGGTAGACCCACCAGAGCCGGCCTGACCTCCAGCGATGGCGATTCTTCGGTGGCCTTGGTGGATGTCTCCCCTGGCACTCCCGGAACCATGGATACGATTTGGCTCACCGCCAAACCCACCACCCCTGCCAAAATCCGTCTAGATGGCAGGGCGTACGACTACAAGTTGGGCAACACCCGATTGGTGATCGGTGGAAATGCGATGTCCGCCCCGATGGATTCCTCCGCGTATTTCCCTTTCTCCCAGTGCACCAATTCGGATCTCATCCAAGGCTTGGTGAACAAACGTCTCGGCAAGAACGGCAAGCCCCAGTGGACCGGCAAATCCATCTGCGGATTGAGTTCGAGTTCTCTCCCAACCTTCGGCATCGACTCGTCCGAATGCACAAACCCTGCCAACGCCATGGAGCATTGGTTCGACCCCGTATCCCAAGGCGGAAAGGCGATGAACGCCACCTTTCCCATCTCCCTCGAACTTTCCACTCTCAAGCAAGGAGCCTTGACCTACGAGGATTCCCTGTACTTCCCCTTGGATTCCTTCCTGACCTTGCCGGGCGGCTCCCAACCCAATCCATTCCGCGACTCGGTTTTCGATCGACTACGCAATCAAAAGCACAATTACGGCTACTGCCTGGAGTTCCATGGAGAAGCCCAGATTCAACCTGGTGCCAGAATTTCGGTGACCTCCGACGACGACACCTGGATCTTCGTCGATTCCAATCTGGTCGTGGACCTGGGTGGCCAGCACGAACTCATGACACTGGCCGCCGACCTCGACCGTCTCCCCATCTTCCCGCTCCCGCCCCTGGTCCCCGTCGACATCTTCCACTGCGAACGCCATGTCGACGAATCAGGCCTATTTCTTTCCATGAACTTCCCGGTCTACCCGGTGGGCGCGATGAAGGTGCCTCCACGCGTTTCTCCTCTCCGATCGA
This DNA window, taken from Fibrobacterota bacterium, encodes the following:
- a CDS encoding fibro-slime domain-containing protein; this encodes MSATTSPRRTRSVAGFVFLLLLGLTSAPAANPKTLMIMVDFWGQRSQMDTIINLRVFQPTEIKLVSGGVVPNPVLSNAYETEPFGWWYSLANFNPDDYVNGRVRFNTQYLRGWLQNDSTYSAKAGDTIFFPDTQTTFTYQNLRTGLTTPVVLPIAIPKFFVFPDTSRYRGPKLYTAASNSNTDLLNMRPLSMVGVTIPGAIDSCMALYLSDTLWIRWGTPTNPPGLSAYAKDMKCFDHNPFFPSRGKIEVFSPWAGAKSFAVVNGIPQLLRPGTRPGWLQGEAWTLPGDQTDPQVRFRFELSNGDIKIVDSTSKPYRLLPSATTNYIHPSMGTHPGFHQSQLGDSVVFAWASPWRSRISYLHFGGDERIQGIWQPQGWFAAKVWGRPTRAGLTSSDGDSSVALVDVSPGTPGTMDTIWLTAKPTTPAKIRLDGRAYDYKLGNTRLVIGGNAMSAPMDSSAYFPFSQCTNSDLIQGLVNKRLGKNGKPQWTGKSICGLSSSSLPTFGIDSSECTNPANAMEHWFDPVSQGGKAMNATFPISLELSTLKQGALTYEDSLYFPLDSFLTLPGGSQPNPFRDSVFDRLRNQKHNYGYCLEFHGEAQIQPGARISVTSDDDTWIFVDSNLVVDLGGQHELMTLAADLDRLPIFPLPPLVPVDIFHCERHVDESGLFLSMNFPVYPVGAMKVPPRVSPLRSKTVVRTPISLQARNKALSVNAPAGQAWSLELRGMDGRLKRSVSGTGATLVPWSNSGITIALLKSGHEAVTGRFITTR